One Pseudomonas entomophila genomic window carries:
- a CDS encoding sensor histidine kinase, which produces MSDSARADALLAGLPREGRGRLKVFLGAAPGVGKTFSMLQAAHAQQRQGVRVVAGVVETHGRAETEALLGGLTQQPLLRSEYRGVMLEEMDLDGLLKATPPLVLVDELAHTNAPGSRHAKRWQDVQELLAAGIDVYTTVNVQHLESLNDKVRDITGVLVRETLPDWVLQEAFELVLIDLPPRELLERLREGKVYVPEQARAAIEAYFSQTNLTALRELAMQTAAAQVDADLASGYRQRGQEAPALRGRLLVGIDGDDQAERLVRHASRVAQRRHLPWSVVHVDNGRLRDETARHRLQAAQQLAERLGGEVVLLRAGEVARTLIQHAAERRASLVLVGQSRDLLRRRFFGAGVAARLLRESHGLEINVLDRDAQPQPARAAVQRVWVWRHYLLALVATVLAAGLAWAVSSVLALPNISLVFLAAVLLVAVRSSLGPALACAALSFLTYDFLFIPPNFSFAIQREEDVLTLVFFLLMAALTGNLAARQRRQLQALRETQAQTNQLLDLSRRLTVATDRQAVFSAAGQHMDGWQDVQVCLMERSTDGLLQVASGGSHAFTDNERAAAEWAWQHGQAAGFGSDTLPHGRWWWWPLAVEEQPLALLGIRPRNGEPLSAQRRRLLMALAQPLAQALARARLGEQLEAARLHGETEQLRSALLASVSHDLRTPLTSMRGSIDSLLALGDAIPPDDRRELLEGTRNEAERLDRYIQNLLDMTRLGHGTLKLARDWVAPADIVGSALNRLRVVLAPLRVHTEVPPELPLLFVHAALIEQALINVLENAARFSPPQGRLELQVSVRDEQLCFAVADEGPGIPQDEREKIFDMFYTAARGDRGGQGTGLGLAICQGMIGAHGGRILVGDGLDGHGTCITLCLPLPTQPDSESEAP; this is translated from the coding sequence ATGAGTGACTCCGCCCGCGCCGACGCGCTGTTGGCCGGCCTGCCCCGGGAAGGCCGGGGCAGGCTCAAGGTGTTCCTCGGCGCCGCGCCCGGGGTCGGCAAGACCTTCTCCATGCTGCAAGCCGCCCATGCCCAGCAACGCCAGGGCGTGCGCGTGGTGGCCGGGGTGGTCGAAACCCATGGCCGCGCCGAGACCGAGGCCTTGCTCGGTGGCCTGACCCAGCAACCGCTGCTGCGCAGCGAATACCGCGGCGTGATGCTCGAGGAAATGGACCTCGACGGCCTGCTCAAGGCCACGCCGCCGCTGGTGCTGGTCGACGAACTGGCCCACACCAACGCCCCTGGCAGCCGCCACGCCAAACGCTGGCAGGACGTGCAGGAGTTGCTCGCCGCTGGTATCGACGTGTACACCACGGTCAACGTCCAGCACCTGGAAAGCCTCAACGACAAAGTGCGCGATATCACCGGCGTGCTGGTGCGCGAGACGCTGCCGGACTGGGTGCTGCAAGAGGCGTTCGAGCTGGTGCTGATCGACCTGCCGCCGCGCGAACTGCTCGAGCGCCTGCGCGAGGGCAAGGTCTATGTGCCCGAGCAGGCGAGGGCGGCCATCGAGGCCTATTTCTCCCAGACCAACCTTACCGCCCTGCGCGAGCTGGCCATGCAGACCGCCGCCGCCCAGGTGGATGCGGACCTTGCCAGCGGCTACCGCCAGCGCGGCCAGGAAGCGCCGGCCCTGCGCGGTCGCCTGCTGGTGGGCATCGATGGCGACGACCAGGCCGAGCGGCTGGTGCGCCATGCCAGCCGTGTCGCCCAGCGCCGTCATCTGCCGTGGAGCGTTGTCCATGTCGACAACGGCCGCTTGCGCGACGAAACCGCCCGCCATCGCCTGCAGGCCGCCCAGCAACTGGCCGAGCGCCTTGGCGGTGAGGTGGTGTTGTTGCGCGCCGGCGAAGTGGCGCGCACGCTGATCCAGCATGCCGCCGAACGCCGCGCCAGCCTGGTACTGGTGGGCCAGTCCCGCGATCTGCTGCGCCGGCGCTTCTTTGGTGCCGGCGTCGCCGCCCGCCTGCTGCGCGAGAGCCACGGCCTGGAAATCAACGTGCTCGACCGCGACGCCCAGCCGCAACCGGCCCGGGCGGCGGTCCAGCGCGTGTGGGTATGGCGCCACTACCTGCTGGCGCTGGTCGCCACGGTGCTGGCCGCAGGCCTCGCCTGGGCGGTGTCGAGCGTACTGGCATTGCCCAACATCTCCCTGGTGTTCCTCGCCGCCGTGCTGCTGGTGGCGGTGCGCAGCAGCCTGGGCCCGGCGCTGGCCTGCGCGGCGCTGTCGTTCCTCACCTACGACTTCCTGTTCATCCCGCCGAACTTCTCCTTCGCCATCCAGCGCGAAGAGGACGTGCTGACCCTGGTGTTCTTCCTGTTGATGGCCGCGCTCACCGGCAACCTCGCCGCCCGCCAGCGCCGCCAGCTGCAGGCCCTGCGCGAAACCCAGGCGCAGACCAACCAGTTGCTCGACCTGTCGCGCCGCCTCACGGTAGCCACTGACCGCCAGGCCGTGTTCAGCGCCGCCGGCCAGCACATGGATGGCTGGCAGGACGTGCAGGTGTGCCTGATGGAGCGCAGCACCGACGGCCTGCTGCAAGTCGCCAGTGGTGGCAGTCACGCCTTCACCGACAATGAACGCGCCGCCGCCGAATGGGCCTGGCAACACGGCCAGGCCGCCGGCTTCGGCAGCGACACCTTGCCCCACGGTCGTTGGTGGTGGTGGCCGCTGGCCGTGGAAGAGCAGCCCCTGGCGCTGCTCGGCATACGCCCACGCAACGGCGAACCGTTGAGCGCCCAGCGGCGTCGCCTGCTCATGGCCCTGGCGCAACCCCTGGCCCAGGCCCTGGCCCGCGCCCGCCTGGGCGAGCAGCTGGAAGCGGCGCGCCTGCACGGCGAGACCGAGCAGTTGCGCAGCGCCTTGCTCGCCTCGGTGTCCCACGACCTGCGCACGCCGCTGACTTCCATGCGCGGCAGCATCGACAGCCTGCTGGCCCTGGGCGACGCCATCCCCCCGGACGACCGCCGCGAACTGCTCGAAGGCACCCGCAACGAGGCCGAGCGCCTGGACCGCTATATCCAGAACCTGCTGGACATGACCCGCCTGGGCCACGGCACGCTCAAGCTGGCTCGCGATTGGGTGGCTCCGGCCGATATCGTCGGCAGCGCCCTCAACCGCCTGCGCGTGGTGCTGGCGCCTTTGCGCGTGCATACCGAAGTCCCGCCCGAGCTGCCGCTGCTGTTCGTGCATGCGGCGTTGATCGAGCAGGCACTGATCAACGTGCTGGAGAACGCCGCCCGCTTCTCGCCACCACAGGGCCGTCTTGAGCTGCAGGTTTCGGTGCGCGACGAGCAACTGTGCTTCGCCGTCGCCGACGAAGGCCCCGGCATCCCCCAGGACGAGCGCGAGAAGATCTTCGACATGTTCTACACCGCCGCCCGCGGCGATCGGGGCGGGCAGGGCACCGGCCTGGGCCTGGCGATCTGCCAGGGCATGATCGGCGCCCATGGCGGGCGCATCCTGGTCGGCGACGGCCTCGATGGCCACGGCACCTGCATCACTCTATGCTTGCCGCTGCCCACTCAACCCGACAGCGAAAGTGAAGCCCCATGA
- the kdpC gene encoding potassium-transporting ATPase subunit KdpC: protein MTAYVRPALSLVLLMTVVTGALYPLAVTGIAQVAFPEQANGSLVRDDRGEVRGSALIAQEFKGDAWFQARPSAGAYATVASGASNLAPSNPALAERVKGDAAAQYQAQLGPVPQALLTTSGSGLDPHLPPEAIAYQLPRVAAARQVAQERLQVLVNDATLRPLIGPPVVNVLALNQALEHLAPSH from the coding sequence ATGACTGCTTATGTACGCCCGGCCCTGAGCCTGGTCCTGCTGATGACCGTGGTCACCGGCGCGCTGTACCCCCTGGCGGTGACCGGCATTGCCCAGGTCGCCTTCCCTGAGCAGGCCAATGGCAGCCTGGTGCGCGATGACCGGGGCGAGGTGCGCGGTTCGGCGCTGATCGCCCAGGAATTCAAGGGCGACGCCTGGTTCCAGGCGCGGCCTTCGGCGGGCGCCTATGCCACCGTGGCCAGCGGCGCGAGCAACCTGGCGCCGAGCAACCCGGCGCTGGCCGAGCGGGTCAAGGGCGATGCTGCCGCGCAGTATCAGGCGCAGTTGGGGCCGGTGCCCCAGGCGCTGTTGACCACTTCCGGCAGCGGCCTGGACCCGCACCTGCCGCCCGAGGCGATCGCCTACCAGCTGCCGCGTGTGGCGGCGGCGCGACAGGTCGCGCAGGAGCGCTTGCAAGTGCTGGTGAATGACGCCACCCTGCGTCCACTGATCGGGCCGCCGGTGGTCAATGTGCTGGCGCTGAACCAGGCGCTTGAGCACCTCGCACCGAGCCATTGA
- the kdpB gene encoding potassium-transporting ATPase subunit KdpB, with the protein MNMPIPEVKARQSAKDQTRFAALWRPALVQAFVKLDPRQLKRSPVMLVVALTAVLTTVLCFAPGSGVSIGVAVQIAVWLWFTVLFANFAEALAEGRGKARADSLKAGSQGLTAKRRKSDGSFETVAATKLRKDDVVRVVAGEMIPGDGEVLEGIAAVNEAAITGESAPVIRESGGDRSAVTGNTRLVSDWLLIRITSNPGESTLDRMIALVEGAKRQKTPNEIALDILLIGLTLIFLIVVVTLQPFARFAGGELPLIFLAALLVTLIPTTIGGLLSAIGIAGMDRLVRLNVIARSGRAVEAAGDVHTLMLDKTGTITFGNRRCSALHAASGVTAKELGEGALLASLADDTAEGKSIVEYLRQLHDFDEPSSTQYEAIPFSAETRLSGIDFQQRRYRKGAVDAVLAFCGLQRLELPAALAREVERIAQSGGTPLLVCVDKRLLGVIHLKDVVKPGIRERFAELRKLGIRTVMVTGDNPLTAAAIAAEAGVDDVLAEATPEKKLARIRQEQNDGRLVAMCGDGANDAPALAQADVGMAMNDGTQAAREAANMVDLDSDPTKLLDVVQVGKELLVTRGALTTFSIANDVAKYFAILPALFAAIYPQLGVLNLMHLASPQSAILSAIVFNALIIIVLIPLALRGVRVQAASAAHLLRRNLLIYGLGGIIVPFAGIKLIDMLLNVLHLV; encoded by the coding sequence ATGAACATGCCCATTCCTGAAGTGAAGGCGCGCCAGAGCGCCAAGGACCAGACCCGCTTCGCCGCCCTGTGGCGCCCGGCCCTGGTGCAGGCTTTCGTCAAGCTCGACCCGCGCCAGCTCAAGCGCTCGCCGGTGATGTTGGTGGTGGCCCTCACCGCCGTGCTGACCACCGTGCTGTGCTTCGCCCCCGGCAGCGGCGTGAGCATCGGCGTGGCGGTGCAGATCGCCGTCTGGCTGTGGTTCACCGTGCTGTTCGCCAACTTCGCCGAAGCCCTGGCCGAAGGCCGTGGCAAGGCCCGCGCCGACAGCCTCAAGGCGGGTAGCCAGGGCTTGACCGCCAAACGTCGCAAGAGCGATGGCAGCTTCGAAACCGTCGCTGCCACCAAACTGCGCAAAGACGATGTGGTGCGCGTCGTGGCTGGCGAGATGATCCCCGGTGACGGCGAAGTGCTCGAGGGCATCGCCGCCGTCAACGAAGCCGCCATTACCGGCGAGTCCGCGCCGGTGATCCGCGAGTCCGGCGGCGACCGCTCGGCCGTCACCGGTAACACCCGGTTGGTCTCCGACTGGTTGCTGATCCGCATCACCAGCAACCCAGGTGAGTCGACCCTGGACCGCATGATCGCCCTGGTCGAAGGCGCCAAGCGGCAGAAAACCCCCAACGAAATCGCCCTGGACATCCTGCTGATCGGCCTCACCCTGATCTTCCTGATCGTGGTGGTCACGCTGCAGCCGTTCGCCCGCTTCGCCGGTGGTGAGTTGCCGCTGATCTTCCTCGCCGCGCTGTTGGTGACACTGATCCCCACCACCATCGGCGGCCTGCTCTCGGCCATTGGCATCGCCGGCATGGACCGCCTGGTACGCCTCAACGTGATCGCCCGTTCCGGTCGTGCGGTGGAGGCTGCCGGTGACGTGCACACTCTGATGCTCGACAAGACCGGCACCATCACTTTCGGCAACCGCCGCTGCAGCGCCCTGCACGCAGCCTCGGGCGTGACCGCCAAGGAGCTGGGGGAGGGCGCCTTGCTCGCCTCGCTGGCCGATGACACCGCCGAAGGCAAGTCGATCGTCGAGTACCTGCGCCAGTTGCACGACTTCGACGAGCCGTCGAGCACCCAGTACGAAGCCATCCCCTTCAGTGCCGAGACTCGCCTGTCGGGTATCGACTTCCAGCAGCGTCGCTACCGCAAGGGCGCCGTTGATGCGGTGCTGGCCTTCTGCGGCCTGCAACGCCTGGAGCTGCCCGCCGCCCTGGCCCGTGAAGTGGAACGCATCGCCCAGAGCGGTGGCACGCCGCTGCTGGTGTGCGTCGACAAGCGCCTGCTTGGCGTGATCCACCTCAAGGACGTGGTCAAGCCCGGCATCCGCGAGCGTTTCGCCGAACTGCGCAAGCTCGGCATCCGCACCGTGATGGTCACCGGCGACAACCCGCTGACTGCCGCCGCCATCGCCGCCGAGGCCGGCGTGGACGACGTGCTCGCCGAAGCCACCCCGGAGAAGAAGCTGGCGCGCATCCGCCAGGAGCAGAACGACGGCCGCCTGGTCGCAATGTGCGGCGACGGCGCCAACGACGCCCCGGCGCTGGCCCAGGCCGACGTGGGCATGGCCATGAACGACGGCACCCAGGCTGCCCGCGAGGCGGCCAACATGGTCGACCTGGACAGCGACCCGACCAAACTGCTGGACGTGGTGCAGGTGGGCAAGGAACTGCTGGTGACCCGTGGCGCGCTGACCACTTTCTCCATCGCCAACGACGTGGCCAAGTACTTCGCCATCCTGCCGGCGCTGTTCGCCGCCATCTACCCGCAGCTGGGCGTGCTCAACCTGATGCACCTGGCCAGCCCGCAGAGCGCGATCCTTTCGGCCATCGTGTTCAACGCGCTGATCATCATCGTGCTGATCCCCCTGGCCCTGCGCGGGGTGCGGGTGCAAGCCGCCAGTGCCGCCCACCTGCTGCGGCGCAACCTGCTGATCTACGGCCTGGGCGGCATCATCGTGCCGTTCGCCGGGATCAAGCTGATCGACATGCTGCTCAACGTGCTGCACCTGGTCTGA
- a CDS encoding response regulator, with translation MSQAATLLVIDDEPQIRKFLRISLASQGYKVLEAATGTEGLAQAALNKPDLVVLDLGLPDMDGQQVLRELREWSTVPVMVLSVRASEVQKVDALDGGANDYVTKPFGIQEFLARVRALLRQAPQVGSATSAASFGPLVVDFAFRKVTLEGVEVALTRKEYALLAQLAGHPGRVITQQQLLKDIWGPTHVDDTHYLRIVVGHLRQKLGDDPTAPRYIITEAGVGYRLVAPST, from the coding sequence ATGAGCCAAGCCGCTACCCTGCTGGTCATCGATGACGAGCCGCAGATCCGCAAGTTCCTGCGTATAAGCCTGGCATCTCAAGGCTACAAGGTGCTAGAGGCCGCCACCGGCACTGAAGGCCTGGCCCAGGCTGCCCTGAACAAACCCGACCTGGTGGTGCTCGACCTGGGCTTGCCGGACATGGACGGCCAGCAGGTGCTGCGCGAGCTGCGCGAGTGGAGCACGGTGCCGGTGATGGTGTTGTCGGTGCGTGCCAGCGAGGTGCAGAAGGTCGATGCGCTGGATGGCGGGGCCAACGACTATGTGACCAAGCCGTTCGGCATCCAGGAGTTCCTGGCCCGGGTGCGGGCCTTGCTGCGCCAGGCGCCGCAGGTCGGCAGCGCGACGTCTGCCGCGAGCTTCGGGCCGCTGGTGGTGGATTTCGCCTTCCGCAAGGTGACGCTGGAGGGCGTCGAAGTCGCGCTGACGCGCAAGGAATATGCGCTGCTGGCGCAGCTGGCCGGGCACCCGGGGCGGGTGATCACCCAGCAGCAGTTGCTCAAGGATATCTGGGGGCCAACCCATGTGGATGACACCCACTACCTGCGGATCGTGGTGGGGCATTTGCGCCAGAAGCTGGGGGATGACCCCACGGCGCCCAGGTACATCATCACCGAGGCAGGCGTGGGGTACCGGCTGGTGGCACCCTCTACCTAG
- a CDS encoding LysR family transcriptional regulator gives MKLTIRHIEVFRAIMAAGSVTGAARLLFTSQPTVSRELARMEQVTGLTLFEREGGRLVATAQALLLIEEVDRAFVGLERIDRFAQAIRNFEQGRLAITCLPLFSQTLLPKACKAFHQQHPGVSVSITAQESPLLEESLVAQQHDFGLTETAQVPRGAVGELLFSADMVCVLPEHHPLLAKPVLELHDFHEIDFINLASLDSYRQQLDRHFREAGVNRRTVIETTSAASVCAMVRQGLGVAIINPLSGLEAGQGGLPMRRLSLSVPYQVMLIRPELRPASAVLEPFCQALRVQAREMARALAVGV, from the coding sequence ATGAAACTCACCATCCGCCACATCGAAGTGTTCCGCGCCATCATGGCCGCCGGCAGCGTCACCGGCGCCGCCCGCCTGCTGTTCACCTCGCAGCCCACCGTCAGCCGCGAGCTGGCGCGCATGGAGCAGGTCACCGGCCTGACCTTGTTCGAGCGCGAAGGCGGGCGGCTGGTAGCCACGGCCCAAGCCCTGCTGCTGATCGAGGAAGTCGATCGGGCCTTCGTCGGCCTGGAACGCATCGACCGTTTCGCCCAGGCCATCCGCAATTTCGAACAGGGCCGGCTGGCCATCACCTGCCTGCCGCTGTTCTCGCAAACCCTGCTGCCCAAGGCCTGCAAGGCGTTCCACCAGCAACACCCGGGCGTGAGCGTGAGCATCACCGCGCAGGAATCGCCGCTGCTGGAAGAATCACTGGTGGCCCAGCAGCACGACTTCGGCCTGACCGAAACCGCGCAGGTGCCAAGGGGCGCGGTCGGGGAACTGCTGTTCAGTGCCGACATGGTCTGCGTGTTGCCCGAGCATCATCCGTTGCTGGCCAAGCCGGTGCTCGAGCTGCACGACTTCCATGAGATCGACTTCATCAACCTGGCCAGCCTGGACAGCTACCGGCAACAGCTGGACCGGCACTTCCGCGAGGCTGGGGTGAACCGGCGCACGGTAATCGAAACCACCAGCGCCGCCTCGGTATGCGCCATGGTCCGCCAGGGGCTGGGCGTGGCAATCATCAACCCGCTGAGCGGGCTGGAGGCAGGGCAGGGCGGGCTGCCCATGCGGCGATTGAGTCTGTCGGTGCCGTATCAGGTGATGCTGATCCGACCTGAACTGCGCCCGGCGTCGGCGGTGCTGGAACCGTTCTGTCAGGCGCTTCGGGTGCAGGCCAGGGAGATGGCGCGCGCATTGGCGGTAGGCGTATGA
- the lysA gene encoding diaminopimelate decarboxylase, which produces MTTTLLAQAVRQHGSPLWAYDAQTLHQRIDQLLQHFDTVRFAQKANPNLHVLRLMRERGLVLDAVSLGEMERAFAAGAVVDGEPAGVVLTCDVLDQPTLARVVDTKIEVNAGSIDMLRQLGERSPGHRVWLRINPGFGHGHSRKTNTGGENSKHGIWHEQLPEALACVKQFGLHLVGVHMHIGSGVDYQHLEQVAGAMVGLIGKLGMDIEAFSIGGGLSTPYRSDDQPVDLQRYARTWAVARAEIEAMLGHAVRMEIEPGRYLVAESGYLVAEVRAVKQMGGKHYILVDAGFNDLMRPAMYGAYHRMSLFDAVGRPVSRPLQPTVVAGPLCESGDVFTQNDEELTPQELPQAKVGDLLVIHDAGAYGASMSSNYNSRPLLPEFLVENDSLRMIRRRQTVQELLALELDL; this is translated from the coding sequence ATGACCACCACCCTCCTGGCCCAGGCCGTCCGCCAGCACGGCTCCCCGCTGTGGGCCTACGACGCCCAGACCCTCCACCAGCGTATCGACCAGCTCCTGCAGCACTTCGACACGGTGCGTTTCGCGCAGAAGGCCAACCCCAACCTGCACGTCCTGCGCCTGATGCGCGAGCGTGGCCTGGTGCTCGATGCCGTGTCGCTGGGCGAGATGGAGCGGGCCTTCGCGGCCGGGGCAGTGGTGGACGGCGAACCGGCCGGCGTCGTGCTGACCTGCGACGTGCTGGACCAACCGACCCTGGCGCGGGTGGTCGACACGAAGATCGAGGTGAACGCCGGCTCCATCGATATGCTCCGCCAGCTGGGTGAGCGTTCCCCCGGGCACCGCGTATGGCTGCGTATCAACCCCGGTTTCGGCCACGGCCACAGCCGCAAGACCAACACCGGTGGCGAGAACAGCAAGCACGGTATCTGGCACGAGCAGTTGCCCGAGGCGCTGGCCTGCGTGAAGCAGTTCGGCTTGCACCTGGTGGGCGTGCACATGCATATCGGTTCGGGGGTCGACTACCAGCACCTGGAACAGGTGGCCGGCGCCATGGTCGGGCTGATCGGCAAGCTGGGCATGGACATCGAAGCCTTCTCCATCGGCGGTGGGTTGTCCACGCCCTACCGCAGCGACGACCAGCCGGTGGACCTGCAACGCTACGCCCGCACCTGGGCGGTGGCGCGGGCGGAGATCGAAGCGATGCTCGGCCATGCCGTGCGCATGGAGATCGAGCCGGGCCGCTACCTGGTGGCGGAGTCGGGCTACCTGGTGGCCGAGGTGCGCGCTGTCAAGCAGATGGGCGGCAAGCACTACATCCTGGTCGATGCGGGCTTCAACGACCTGATGCGCCCGGCCATGTATGGGGCGTATCACCGCATGAGTCTGTTCGATGCCGTGGGCCGGCCAGTGAGTCGCCCGCTACAACCGACCGTGGTGGCCGGGCCGCTGTGCGAGTCAGGCGATGTCTTCACCCAGAACGATGAAGAACTGACGCCTCAGGAGCTGCCCCAGGCCAAGGTAGGCGACCTGCTGGTGATTCACGATGCGGGGGCTTATGGCGCGTCCATGTCCTCGAACTACAACAGCCGGCCGCTGTTGCCTGAGTTTCTGGTCGAGAACGACAGCTTGCGCATGATCCGTCGACGGCAGACCGTGCAAGAGCTGCTGGCCCTGGAGCTGGATCTGTAA
- the cynR gene encoding transcriptional regulator CynR: MLARHIQYFLAVAQHHSFTRAAAALHVSQPALSQQVRQLEESLGAQLFDRSGRATRLTDAGEVYLRYAKRASQELQEARRAIHDVSDLSRGSLRVAVTPTFTRYLVGPLVEAFHSRYPNITLNLREIAQERIEELLLADELDVGIAFDELHAQDIDTYPLLVETLALVVGSRHPLAHARAIGPQALNDESMILLSAEFATREQIERYCRQHGIRPQVRMEANAIGAVIEVVRRTTLSTLLPATLALAHDDLAAIALDPLRLQRTAVLMQRRGVYQTAAAQAFLALAKEVAAQLERS; this comes from the coding sequence ATGCTCGCCCGGCACATCCAGTACTTTCTCGCAGTCGCGCAACACCACAGCTTCACCCGGGCGGCGGCAGCCCTGCACGTCTCCCAGCCCGCGCTTTCACAGCAGGTCAGGCAACTGGAGGAAAGCCTCGGGGCACAGCTGTTCGATCGCTCGGGGCGTGCGACACGGCTGACCGATGCCGGCGAGGTCTATCTGCGCTATGCGAAACGGGCCTCGCAGGAACTGCAGGAGGCCAGGCGCGCGATCCATGACGTGAGTGACCTCAGCCGCGGCTCATTGCGAGTGGCGGTGACGCCAACCTTTACCCGCTATCTGGTCGGCCCCCTGGTCGAGGCCTTCCACAGCCGATACCCGAATATCACCCTGAACTTGCGCGAAATCGCCCAGGAACGCATTGAGGAACTGCTGTTGGCGGACGAACTGGATGTCGGTATCGCTTTCGACGAGCTCCACGCCCAGGACATCGACACCTACCCGCTGCTGGTCGAAACCCTGGCGCTGGTGGTCGGCAGCCGGCACCCGTTGGCCCATGCGAGGGCCATCGGGCCGCAGGCTTTGAACGATGAGTCGATGATCCTGCTCAGCGCCGAATTCGCCACCCGCGAGCAGATCGAGCGCTACTGCCGACAACACGGCATACGCCCGCAGGTACGGATGGAGGCCAACGCCATCGGCGCGGTGATCGAGGTGGTGCGCAGGACGACGCTGTCGACCTTGCTGCCTGCCACCCTCGCCCTGGCGCATGACGACCTGGCCGCCATCGCCCTCGATCCGTTGCGCCTGCAACGCACGGCCGTGCTCATGCAGCGCAGGGGTGTCTACCAGACGGCGGCGGCGCAGGCCTTCCTGGCGCTGGCCAAGGAGGTGGCCGCGCAGTTGGAACGCAGCTGA